The following is a genomic window from Spirosoma foliorum.
GGACACAAGCAATTACAACCCACTGATTATCAAAGGCATTTCATTGCACATTATTCATTCTGCATTATCCATTTAGCCCCTAAAGCTCAGAAATAGTCAAGTCTCTGAATTCAACCTGGGCGATACCTCCGCTATGAATCTGGACGGCAATCACGCCCTTTGCGGGGATTTTGCTGTCCTTTTCAATATAGTCGCAGGTTTTAACGCCGTTGATATACAACTCATGGTGGTTACCCTTGCAGCGAATGATGTAGCTGTTCCAGCCATCTTCTTTCAGGATTCGCTTGAGGATGCTCAAATCACCACCCACCAGTTTTTCGCGTCGGTGTTCGTCGTACAGGTCGCCCCAGTAGCCATTACCAATGTCGGCCTGATAGCCAACTATTTTTCCGCCTTCCAGAATCGAACGATACTGAATACCGCTATTGATCATACCCGTTTTCGGATCGCCAGATAAGCGAAACAGGCATCTAAATTCAAAATCACCGTACTCTTTCAATGTATGCAGATAGGTATTCTCGGGTATTTTTTTTACCCCATCACCACTTCGAATGACACTATCTTTCACAAACCACAGCGATGCGTGCGCCGGATCGACGGTCTTCCAGCCCGTCAGCGTTTTTCCGTCAAACAGCGATTGCG
Proteins encoded in this region:
- a CDS encoding 3-keto-disaccharide hydrolase — encoded protein: MKSTWTHHRQRPDLHWRFLILPFILAIYSGHGQPLLAQSTVKAQSLFDGKTLTGWKTVDPAHASLWFVKDSVIRSGDGVKKIPENTYLHTLKEYGDFEFRCLFRLSGDPKTGMINSGIQYRSILEGGKIVGYQADIGNGYWGDLYDEHRREKLVGGDLSILKRILKEDGWNSYIIRCKGNHHELYINGVKTCDYIEKDSKIPAKGVIAVQIHSGGIAQVEFRDLTISEL